TAAGATCATTCTAGGTAAATCTGCTAAAACAGATGAATTATTTGTTGTTGCACTTGAAGTTGAGGGATTAATAAAAGATTTTAATAAATCCTGAAAAGTTGTATCAAAGGTTGAATCTTTTGTTTGGGTTGGTGTTGTATTGAAATTTTGCAATGCCTGTAGTTCAAGCATTGTTTTATAATATCTTGCTTTAATATCCAAGATTCTTACCCCATCTCACTATATTTTTGTTCATAAAAACGGCGAATCTTATTTTTTGTTAGTCTAATTGGAATGTGAAGGTCATGTAGAAGTTGATGGAAGACCTTTTTTCCGATTTCTTCATCTTTTGCTTCATATTCAAGCTCATAATCCTCTACTGTTAAATATCGGCTATGATCTAAAACTATTAAACCGTTTTGATAATTTTTTTCTGCACGGCGTGTTGATAAAGAGCCAAAATAAGTTATTTTGTTAACATCGATGTCTAATTGAAGCAGACGATCAACAACTTCGCCATTTACGAGTTCACCAGTTTTCATCATGCTATCAGCCATTTCGTCTGATAACGTTTGATGTGTTTCGAGTAAGCCAACTGTAGCAGGTTCTTTTAAAGTCATAACAAATTTATTTTGCTTTCTTCTTATTCGCAAAGCTGCTCCGAGTGCCTTTAACGAAAAATCAGGTGTATCAAAATAATGATTTTCCTGCTCGAAAAAATCATGTTCCTCTATTTTAAATGTTTCTTTTATTTTGGAATATTCATCTTTTGTTAAAAGATTCTTAAATTCTATTTCAATTTCTTGTGACATACAGGATAGACCTCTCTTATCAAATTGTTTAGGGTAAGACAAAAAACGATCTCTTTCTATTATCTCTTGAATTTAAATAGACCGCAATGTTATCAAGTGACTTTTTAATATGGTAAAATAATCTTGGATTGTAATGGAAGGAGATAGTTATGAATACTAGAATCGAATTAAATAAAGCAACATTAGAAAACAACATACTTTTATTAGAAGCAACAGAAATAAAAACTCAACTACAGGATGTAGAAGCGAAGGGACAAATGCTTGTTGATTCGGATCATCTAGCGTTTATTTACATATTAGAGTCTGGTGATGAATTTGTCTATGCTAGTTTACCTGACAGTATTTGGCCTCACTTAAAGGAAGCATTGGATAAAGAGATAAAAATTGAACTAAAATTAAACAATGAGCAGATTGAGCTAGTTAACCTTATAGATGAATTAAGTTATTTGTTAGAGAACATCAAAGATAATGCAAACTATGGTGAAGAAATGGAAAACAAAGTTGTTGAAATCTTTGCCTTAGCTTAGTCCAGGGTTTGCACTGGTGAGGCTATTAGGCTTTATTTCAATAACTTTGTTTCACAGCTTTAATGATATGAACATGTCTATTGGAACAGCAACAGGTGGTCGTGTTAGGGGGATGCATATGGAAGGTGAACAATGGAAGTCATTTTTGGCTCCTTATAACCAAGCAGTTGAGGAATTAAAGGTGAAATTACGAGGGATTCGCTCGCAATATGAACTTGAACATTCACATTCACCAATTGAATTTGTAACTGGTCGCGTGAAGCCGATTGCCAGTATTTTAGATAAAGCGAAGCGGAAAAACATTAGCCTTGATAACATAGAGGAAGGTTTACAAGATATCGCGGGTATTAGAATGATGTGTCAATTTGTTGATGATATTCGTTTTGTTGTTAATATGTTAAAAAGCAGAAATGATTTGGAGATCATTGAGGAACGAGATTATATTACATCTCAAAAAGATAGTGGATATCGTTCCTATCATCTAGTTGCTAAATACCCGGTACAAACAATATCTGGTGAAAAGAAATTACTTGTTGAAATCCAAATTAGAACATTATCAATGAACTTTTGGGCGACAATTGAGCACTCATTAAATTATAAATATAGCGGAAATATTCCTGATAATATTAAAGTAAGATTAAAAAGGGCAGCGGAAGCAGCATATTCACTTGATGAGGAGATGTCCCAAATTAGAGGGGAAATTCAAGAAGCCCAAGCTGTTTTCTCACGAAAGACGGACAAAAAATAAAATCGAACAGAGATTTTAAATTTAAACGATAAAGGGGTCATTTTTATGAAATTTGCCATATCATCCAAGGGAGATCCGGTTTCTAATTCAATTATGCAAAAAATGAAAACCTACCTATTGGATTTTCAACTAGATTACGATGAAGATCAGCCGGATATTGTTATTTCTGTAGGTGGTGATGGTACCCTTTTATACGCCTTTCATCGCTATCGAAGCAGATTAGACAAAACTGCCTTTATTGGGGTGCATACAGGGCATCTTGGGTTTTATGCTGATTGGGTTCCAGAAGAAATTGAAAAGCTTGTGATTGCTATTGCTAAAACGCCGTATCAAATTGTTGAATACCCGATTTTAGAGGTTATTATTCGTCATAATGACGGGGGAAGAGAGGCTAGGTATCTAGCCCTTAATGAATGTACAGTGAAAAGTATCGAAGGCACACTTGTCATGAACGTTGAGATTAAAGGGCAAATGTTTGAAACATTCCGTGGTGATGGCTTGTGCATTTCTACACCATCAGGCAGTACAGCCTACAATAAAGCACTAGGTGGGGCAATTTTACATCCTTCTTTACGTGCCATTCAATTGGCGGAAATGGCTTCTATTAACAATCGTGTTTTCCGTACAATTGGTTCGCCGTTAATCTTGCCTGAACATCATACATGCATGCTGAAACCTGTTAATGATGTTGATTTTCAGATTACAATTGATCATCTTACTTTGTTACATAAAGATGTGAAATCAATTCAATGTCGTGTAGCAAATGAAAACGTACGTTTTGCCCGCTTTAAGCCATTTCCTTTCTGGAAAAGAGTTCGTGACTCTTTTGTTGGGGATACAGATCGTTAATGGAGTCAACATTTCAATTAGAGTGGAAAATTACATCAAAAGATGATGGCAAGCTCGTTTTAGATTTTGTGAAAGAGAAAAAAATATCAAAGCGAGCTTTAACGGATATAAAATTTCATGGCGGAGATATTCTCGTGAATAATCGTCATGTGACAGTTCGATATCAGTTAAAAAAAGATGATCTTTTAACCGTGATTTTCCCAAAGGAAGAAAAAGGATCAGTTCTTGAGGCAGATCAAGTTCCCTTTAGCATCGTCTATGAAGATTCTCATTGTTTAGTTATTAATAAACCTCCTTTTGTACCATCAATTCCTTCGAGAGAGCATGTAAGGGGAACATTAGCAAATGGATTAATTCACTATTATGAGGAGCATCATATTCCTTCTACCATTCACATTGTGAATCGTTTGGATAAAGATACTTCCGGGTTGATGTTAGTTGCGAAGCATCGTTTTGCTCATTCGTTGTTTTCAGATATGCAAAAGAGTAAAAGTATTCATCGTTCGTACGAGGCTTTTGTACATGGAGTGATGAAGGAGCAAAAAGGAACAATATCCAGTCCTATTGGACGAAAAAAAGACAGTATTATTGAGAGAGAAGTATGTGACGATGGCCAGAGTGCTGTCACACATTTTCAAGTGGTTCAACCCTACAAAGATATAACACATGTAAAGTTAGTGTTAGAAACGGGGAGAACTCATCAAATTCGCGTTCACCTTTCATCGATAGGACATCCCTTATGTGGAGACACGTTATACGGTGGAAATCAACTGGATATTAATAGGCAAGCCTTACATAGCTCCGAGCTATCATTTTGGCATCCCTTGTTAGAAAAAGATCTTTGTTTTCAAGCGAAACTTCCGGAAGATATGGAGAGATTAGAGAAAAGGACTCATCTTAATTGATGTGAGTCCTTTTTTTGTAAAATAGTTGATTGCCCTTCATCCATCTTCCTTTTCCCGAAAACGTGACTCATCATAAGGAAGGCTTGATTCAACAGTGATCACTTCATCTTCAGGGTAACGATATGCTGTAAGCTTGTTACCAAACACCGCTCCAGTGTCGATATTAATCGTTCGATTGGCTCGTTTAGGTTCTTTTATTGGAGTATGACCATAAACAATCATTGCCTTTCCTTGATAATGCTGAGCCCAGTCACGTCGTTCAGGAGTTCCATCAGGGTTCTTTTTACCAGTAATATCTCCATATAAAACAAAGGTTTTAACGGCATTGGAATTTTTTCCGATATAATCTTCCCTAATTCCAGCATGAGCCACAATTAGCTTTCCGTTATCAAGAATTTGATAAAGTGGTGCTACTTCATAAAGAAACATAAACTGTTTTTTTACTTCCGCTTTCTTTTTAGGTGGTAATTCCTCGTATTCTGCTACTGTTGTTTCAAGACCGTGAGTGATTTGAACTTTGTTTCCAAGAAAGTAGCGGTACAGCTTATTGCAGTGATTGCCTGGTGAATAATGTGCACCTTCTTTTTGAACAAGCTGGTAGACAGCCTCAATTATTTTTATAGATTCAGGACCGCGATCGGTCAAATCTCCAACAAATGCAAGCTTTCTATCATCAGGATGAATGGGAATTCCAGTTGTCCAGTTATAGCCCATTTTTTTTGTTAGCTCTTCAAATTCACGAAAACATCCATGAATATCGCCAATAACATCAATTTTCATATGTATCGCCTCTTTGTCAAAGTGTAAAAAAAAGTACCCTATTTATAAGGGTACCACTTCGATTAGTCAAACATGTATTTTCTTGTTCGTGAGCGCACATTTAGAACAATTCCGATAGCAACCATATAAGTGGCAAGAGAGCTTCCTCCATAGCTGACAAATGGCAATGGCAGACCCGTAATTGGGAGTAGCCCAATCGTCATGCCTACATTTTGGAAAACCTGAAATGTAATCATACCGATAACACCTGTGCATAGAAAGCTGCCAAATGGATCATTGCTTTCTAGAGAGATATGAATCATGCGATAAATAAGTAAGAAAAACAGTGAAACAACAATACTACCGCCAATAAATCCAAATTGCTCTGAAATAATCGCAAAGATAAAGTCAGTATGTGCCTCAGGTAAATAAACTTCCAGGTTTTGATAGCCTTTTCCACGTAATTCACCCGATCCAATAGCTAGCAAAGATTTAACAAGCTGAAATCCTTGCTCACCAGAATATTCCCAAGGATTAAGCCATCCGTAAAATCGATCTAGCTGATATTCTTCTCCGCGTAAAATATATTTTAAGAAAAAATCAGGATATTTAATAAAGATGAAAATAAACGTTCCGGCTCCGATTAAAAAAGTAGAGGCTGCTGTAACAATAATTCGCCATTGAATTCCTGAGATTAGAATAAGCGATCCGATTATCGCACAAAAGACCATTGTCATTCCCATATCCGGCTGTCTTATTAAAAGAAGGACAGGCGGAGCTGCAGCTGCAGCAATTTTTCCAATTAAGAGAAAATCATCTGCTAATGTATTTTTAGGGTATTTTTCACGATGATCTGTAATAATCTTACTCAAGACAATGATAATAATAATTTTCATTAATTCCGAAGGCTGAAAATTTCCTAATGGACCAATTCTATACCAGCTTGTTGCTCCTTTAATTGTTTGAACAATACCTTGTGGTAAAACTTCTAGACCTAGTAAAAGGAGTAAACCAAAGCCGTATAAATACCAGGCTAGCTGCTTAAATCGGTCATAATCAATCAGCATAGTAACGACAACAGCAAATGCTCCGATAATATACCATTGAATTTGTTTCATTGAAAAATTTATACCCTTTAGTGTTTCTGGAAGGGTGGATTCAGCACTGTTTATCGCAAATGAACTCACGATAGCTAATAAAAACATGATAAAAATTAATGTGTAATCTATTTGTTGTTGTGGGGATTTTTCGTTTGTCATAGTCGATCCCTTTCTAAATCGTTAAACTTGAAATTTTCTATATAGTCATTGTATCATTAACCATCTTAATGGATTGTGAACGATTTGCAAAGGATCCATTTCATAATGGCTGTATTCTTAGGGTGAATTTTAGATGATAGTTAACTTCTGGTCCAGAATATAAAACAATTGATGGAAGAAAACTCTCTAAAAGGAAATGTTTTATTTTTGTAAATAATGTTCATCTTATTGCTTCAATAAATGCATATAGAATATTATAGTTATTATAATATGAATCGCAATATGTAGAAATACTCAAGTATTTGTCGGAAATTCGTTTGTTTTCCTTAATATATTTGGCAAAGAGAGGAGGAACAGACTTTGTCAGAAGAAAGAGAACAAGTTGAGCTTGAAGAAGGAACGCTGCTTACAGCACTTACTCAGAAAAATATGGATGATTTTCGTTCCGTGTTTTTAGAGCAGCATCCTTACGACCAGGCCAGCTTTTTTATTAAGCTTGACCCAGAAGATCGCCAGACTGTTTATCATTTTCTTTCTCCAGAAGAAATGGCAGCGGTCTTTGAAAATATTGAAGATGAAGATGGTCTGTATCAAACTTACTTATCAGAAATGGATCCAACGTTTGCTGCTCAAATGCTTGCACAGATGTATGCAGATGATGCCGTTGACGTTTTAAATGAGCTTGATAAAGATCAGGTTGCAAGTTATTTAACAATAATGGACGATGAAGCAGCTGAAGAAATACGAGAGTTGCTTCATTATGAAGAATATACAGCCGGGAGTATCATGACAACGGAGTATATCTCCATTCATGCTCATCAAACGGTTCATTCTGCCATGCAAATATTAAAGAAAGAAGCTCCGAACGCTGAAACAATTTATTATGTATTCGTTGTGGATGAAGATGAAAAGCTTGCTGGTGTTATTTCGTTAAGAGATTTAATTATTAGTGAGCCTGACACGATGATTTCAGATATTATGAATGAACGTGTTTACTCGGTAAGTGTTGCGGAAGATCAAGAAGAAGTTGCAAGAAAAATGAAAGACTATAACTTCCTTGCACTCCCAGTCGTTGATTTTCAAGGACATCTGCTAGGAATTATCACTGTTGATGATATCGTCGATGTTATTGATGAAGAAGCAAGTGATGACTATTCAAAGCTTGCTGCGGTATCTGACGTTGACTCCACTGATAGAGGACCGTTTTCTGCTGCCAAAAAAAGATTGCCATGGTTAATTATATTATTATTTCTTGGAATGTTTACAGCAAGTTTAATTGGTCGATTTGAAGCAACATTAGAGAAAGTTGCTATTTTAGCCGTGTTTATCCCTTTAATTGCCGGTATGGCAGGAAACACAGGAACACAGGCTTTAGCCGTTGCTGTTAGAAGAATTTCACTTGGTGATACTGAAGATCAAAATCTTAGTAAGATGATCGTTCGGGAGGCAGGTACAGGTTTAATAACAGGGGCCATTTGTGGTGCGGTTGTGACTGTTGTTGTTTTTGTATGGCAAGGGGATCTATTTTTAGGTGCACTAGTAGGTATCTCAATTTTGGCTACACTAACTGTAGCGACGATTTCTGGTGCCTTTATTCCATTAATTATGCATAAATTGAAGGTGGATCCGGCTGTTGCATCTGGTCCTTTTATTACAACTATAAATGATATTATTAGTATTTTAATTTATTTTGGTATGGCGACATTGTTTATGCAATATTTAATTTAACTAGTTTCCAGCTTTAGAGCATATTGTTACAAGTTATGTTCTAGGTTGTATATGATAGAAGGTATACATTCTTCGCTGGAATTACTAACTTTTATATGTTCATGAATTTAAGATAAAGGAGGGATACGATGCATGGAGCATCTGTAACTTCATTAGTTATTGTTATTCTCGCAGCATTTCTAACCCCTATTTTGCTACATCGACTAAAGCTAAACTTTATGCCAGTCGTCGTAGCCGAAATTATCGTTGGGTTAATTATTGGAAAAAGTGGTTTTGATGTTGTCCACCAGGATATGTGGCTTGAGACATTATCAATGCTTGGATTTATTTTCTTAATGTTTCTTAGTGGTCTTGAAATAGACTTTACAGCTTTTGCAGGAGGAAAGAAAAAGGAAAAGCTTCCTTCAGGTAAGGATGCACCTAATGCGTTTTTTGTTTCACTTATCATATTTGTTGGGATTTTTGCTCTATCCTTATTATTATCCTACATCTTTGTATGGATTGGGTTAATGGATAACGCGTTTTTAATGACCTTAATTATTTCGACTATTTCTCTAGGGGTAGTAGTTCCTACATTAAAAGATGCAGGAATTATGAAATCAAATATTGGTCAAATTATTTTACTTGTGGCTGTTATAGCTGACTTAGTCACAATGGTGCTTCTTGCTGTTTTTGCTTCCATTTATGGTGGTGGAGACAACAATACCTGGTTGTTATTAGTTCTATTTGGAGCAGGTGTTGGGCTCTATTTCTTAGGAAAAACATTTATGAATCGTTCATTCATCGAAACAATGTCAAAAGGGACGATTCAAATTGGAACACGAGCTGTTTTTACCTTAATTATTTTATTAGTGGCCATTTCCGAAACAATTGGTGCCGAAAATATTTTAGGAGCTTTTTTAGCAGGTGTGCTAGTTTCGCTATTATCTCCTAACAAAGAAATGGTTCAAAAGCTTGATTCTTTCGGATATGGATTTCTTATTCCGATTTTCTTTGTAATGGTTGGAGTTGATTTAGATATTTGGGCATTGTTTAAAGACCCTAAAATCTTCCTGCTTATTCCATTATTATTTATCGCACTTCTGATTTCTAAGGTTTTGCCTGTTTATTATTTGAAAAGATGGTATGATGGCAAAACAACACTTGCAGCTGGTTTTCTCTTAACATCAACGCTTTCTCTAGTGATTGCTGCTGCTACGATTGGGGAAAGAATGGAGATTATCACAGCTGAAATGTCAGGTGCACTTATTTTAGTTGCTGTTATTACAAGTATAGTAACTCCGATTTTCTTTAAAAAGCTCTTCCCAAAAAGCGATGGCAAGCCAACAAAAATCAAGGTTGCCTTTATTGGTGCCAATCAAATGTCACTGCCTGTTACGAGAGAGCTAAACCAAGATCTTTATGAAACAACGGTTTATCATATTCAACAAGATAAAATTGATAAACAAATCTCTGAATCATTGTTTGAAATTAGAGAAATTGATAATTTTCAGGTTGAAACATTAAAAGAACAAAACGCATTTGATGTAGACTTAATCGTTGTGGCTACTGGTGATGAACAACGAAATGCCGATATAGCCTTATCTGCAAAAAATGAGCAAGTTGACCGAGTGATTGCCAGTGTGGCTTCACCTGATTTAGCAAGTCAATTAAAGGATGAAGGTATTGATATTTTCTCTACACTTCTTTCAACAAAAACGATGCTTCGTGCTTTAATTGAAGCGCCAAGTGTCATGAGAATCTTAACAAATCAGGAAACAACTCTATATCAAATTAACTTAAATAATGCAAAATACGATAACATCCTGCTACGAAACTTTCCGTTTACAGGAGACATTATTTTTGTCCGTATTTTCAGAGGCAAAGATTCGATTGTTCCACATGGAGATACAGACCTGAAATTAGGAGACCGTCTAATTGTGACGGGCTCTAGAGAATATGTAAATGAACTTAAACATGAGTTGGAATTGATATAATTTTTATCAATTAAAAAACATCAGGGTATCTTACTCTTGAAAGTTTCCAAACATTTGGTATGATAGAAATAAGTAAATACGAGAGAAACAAAACAACCGCTAGGGGAGCCTTAAATAGAGGCTGAGATTAAAGTGTGACTTTAAGACCCTTATAACCTGATCTGGATGATACCAGCGTAGGGAAGTGGCTACAGCATGGTTATTTGTGTATGTAAACCACTTTCCCTATTGGAAAGTGGTTTTTTGCGTCTTATAAAACTTTACTATCTAAGAATTAAGGTGAAAAAAGTGGAATTTCATGTCATTACAGATGGCAAGCAAACGGTAAATGAATTAACAGTGAAACTTACGATGCTCCATCAAGATGTGGATTATATTCATATCCGGGAAAAACAAAAAACGGCTTCAGACATCATGTTACTTGTGTCAAATTTGCTTCAGCGGGGTGTACCGAAGGAAAAACTTGTGATCAATGATCGACTTGATGTTGCTTTATTACATAATATCCCTAATGTTCATTTACCAGGACACGGCCTTCCTGTTGAAGTAGTAAGAGCTTTTGATTCACACGTAAGAATTGGACGGTCCGTCCATTCGCTAGAAGAAGCTTTACGATGTGAGGAAGCGGGAGCTGATTACCTGTTATTTGGTCACATCTTTGAAACAAATTCAAAAGCAGCATTACCTCCAAGGGGTGTAGAACAATTAGCTGAAATTTGTGAGCACATTACCATTCCAGTTATTGCGATTGGAGGCATTACTCCTAATACAATTAAGTTGCTTAACAACGTAAGCGTTGATGGTGTTGCTGTTATGTCCTATGTTATGGGGACCAGTGATCCAATCGGAGCTTTAACCACTTTAAAAGAGGGGGGTTACCATGCAAAAACAATATGATGTAGGAATTGTTGGCGGTGGTATTATTGGACAGTCAATTGCTTATCAGCTTGCAAAAGAGGGAATCTCCGTTCTTGTATTAGATAGCCATAAAGGTGGTACAGGTGCTACATGTGCAGCTGCAGGCATGCTTGGTGCAAATTCTGAATTGGAAAACAATGATGCTTTTTTTCAGTTTGCGAAAGAAAGCCAAAGACACTATCACATTTTGCGTGATGAACTTTCAGAATTGTCACAGATAGATATTCAGCTAGTTGACAAAGGAATGTATAAGCTAGCAATGACAGAAAATGAAGCGAAAGTTTTGAAGAAAGCTGTTGATACCTACGAAACATTAGAATGGCACACGAAAGAAACAGTTTTACAAAATGAACCACATGTTTCTGATTCGATCGTAGGAGCGCTCTATATACCAGAAGATGGTCATGTTTCTCCTATACATGTATGTGCGGCATTTACGAAATCTGCTAGTTTACTAGGAGCAACCTTTAAAGAAAATACACCTGTTCATTCTATTAAGAAAACAGCTACGAATGAATACACGCTATCAACACCACAAGGAGATTATCTTTGTAGCAAAGTAGTCATAGCGAATGGAGTATGGAGTGGTCACTTTTTTAAACAATTAGGACTTGATGTCAGTATGAAGCCAGTTAAGGGTGAATGTCTTTCTGTTCAAGGAGACCACTTAGATCTGAAAAAGACTCTTTTCTATGATCATTGTTACATCGTTCCGAAGGGTAATGGAAGGTTTGTGGTAGGGGCCACAATGGTTGAGAATGATTGGAGTACAACTCCATCTCTTGGTGGAATTCAGTCTTTAATCGAAAAAATTACTCCGATGATGCCAAGTATTACTTCTGCTAAATTGATAGATACTTGGGCTGGATTAAGGCCGCAATCAGATGATGGAAAGCCTTATATTGGACAGCATCCTCTTGATGAGAACATCTACTTTGCAGCAGGACATTATCGAAATGGAATTTTGCTTGCCCCTAAAACAGGAACAATGATTAGAGATCTTATTTTAAAAAGAAAGCAAAACGAAGAGTATGTTCATGCTTTTTCTTTAACGAGAAAGCTTACTCAAACAGCGAGGTGATTTCATGAGTATTAAATTGAATGGTGAACTTGTTGATTTAAAGCAAGATGTTAAAACAATTCAACATCTACTGGCGTTTTACAAGCTAGAAGATCGACTTGTTATTGTCGAGCATAACCGCGAAATCGTTTTAAAAGATCAATACGAAAACACAACCATTTCAAATGGTGATGAAATTGAATTAGTTCATTTTGTAGGAGGAGGATGATGTTATGTTAAAAATTGCAGATAAAACATTTCAATCAAGATTATTATTAGGTACAGGAAAATACCCTTCATTTGAAGTTCAAAAGGAAGCAGTTGCACAATCAGAAGCTGAGATCTTAACGTTTGCGGTACGCCGTATGAATATTTTTGAAGAATCACAGCCTAACTTTTTAGAACAATTAGATGTTTCAAAATATACACTGCTACCAAATACAGCAGGAGCTAAAACAGCTGAAGAAGCAGTGAGAATTGCTAAGCTAGCAAAAGCATCAGGCTTATGTGACATGATTAAAGTTGAGGTTATTGGCTGTGATCGTTCATTACTACCTGACCCAGTTGAAACATTAAAAGCAAGTGAAATGCTTTTAGAAGAGGGCTTTATCGTTTTACCATACACATCAGATGATGTTGTGCTTGCTAGAAGATTAGAAGAGCTAGGTGTTCACGCTATTATGCCGGGAGCATCTCCAATTGGCTCTGGTCAGGGACTTTTAAATCCTCTTAATTTATCATTTATTATTGAGCAATCTAAAGTGCCTGTCATTATTGACGCAGGAATTGGTTCACCAGCGGATGCAGCATTAGCAATGGAGCTTGGTGCAGATGGAGTTCTATTAAACACAGCTGTTTCGGCTGCTAAAGATCCAGTGAAAATGGCGGTTGCGATGAAGCTAGCGATTGAAGCTGGAAGACTAGGGTATGAAGCTGGTAGAATAGCTAAAAAAGACTATGCTATTGCAAGTAGTCCAACAGAAGGAATGATTACGACTTAATGGAACGCTATTCAAGACAAATGCTATTTACTCCAATTGGAGAAAAGGGTCAAGATAATATACGAAAAAAACATGTATTGATTGTTGGAGCAGGTGCATTAGGAACGGCTAGTGCTGAAATGATTGCACGTGCGGGTATTGGAAAATTAACAATTGTTGACCGAGATTATGTTGAATGGAGCAATTTGCAAAGACAACAGCTTTATATAGAAGATGATGCGATAAATCGGATTCCTAAAGCTGTTGCAGCAAAGCAGCATCTTGAAAAAATAAATTCAGAGGTTGAGGTTATTTCATATGTAGAAGATGTAACATCTGCAAACATAGAGGAATTTGCCGAAGGTGTAGATGTAATCATTGATGCAACAGATAACTTTGAAACAAGATTATTGATTAATGATCTTTCAATAAAAAATAATATTCCGTGGGTTTACGGTGGGTGTGTTGGAAGCTATGGTTTATCTTTCACCATTATTCCTAACGAAACACCTTGTTTACATTGCTTACTAAAGCATATCCCATTTGATGGAATGACCTGTGACACAGTCGGGGTGATCTCACCAATTGTTAGTATGGTTGCTTCACATCAAGCAGCAGAAGCACTAAAAATACTCGTAGCTGATATGGAAAACTTGCGCGGTAAGCTTGTA
This genomic stretch from Metabacillus sp. B2-18 harbors:
- a CDS encoding CYTH domain-containing protein, with amino-acid sequence MSQEIEIEFKNLLTKDEYSKIKETFKIEEHDFFEQENHYFDTPDFSLKALGAALRIRRKQNKFVMTLKEPATVGLLETHQTLSDEMADSMMKTGELVNGEVVDRLLQLDIDVNKITYFGSLSTRRAEKNYQNGLIVLDHSRYLTVEDYELEYEAKDEEIGKKVFHQLLHDLHIPIRLTKNKIRRFYEQKYSEMG
- a CDS encoding GTP pyrophosphokinase, producing MEGEQWKSFLAPYNQAVEELKVKLRGIRSQYELEHSHSPIEFVTGRVKPIASILDKAKRKNISLDNIEEGLQDIAGIRMMCQFVDDIRFVVNMLKSRNDLEIIEERDYITSQKDSGYRSYHLVAKYPVQTISGEKKLLVEIQIRTLSMNFWATIEHSLNYKYSGNIPDNIKVRLKRAAEAAYSLDEEMSQIRGEIQEAQAVFSRKTDKK
- a CDS encoding NAD kinase, which codes for MKFAISSKGDPVSNSIMQKMKTYLLDFQLDYDEDQPDIVISVGGDGTLLYAFHRYRSRLDKTAFIGVHTGHLGFYADWVPEEIEKLVIAIAKTPYQIVEYPILEVIIRHNDGGREARYLALNECTVKSIEGTLVMNVEIKGQMFETFRGDGLCISTPSGSTAYNKALGGAILHPSLRAIQLAEMASINNRVFRTIGSPLILPEHHTCMLKPVNDVDFQITIDHLTLLHKDVKSIQCRVANENVRFARFKPFPFWKRVRDSFVGDTDR
- a CDS encoding RluA family pseudouridine synthase gives rise to the protein MESTFQLEWKITSKDDGKLVLDFVKEKKISKRALTDIKFHGGDILVNNRHVTVRYQLKKDDLLTVIFPKEEKGSVLEADQVPFSIVYEDSHCLVINKPPFVPSIPSREHVRGTLANGLIHYYEEHHIPSTIHIVNRLDKDTSGLMLVAKHRFAHSLFSDMQKSKSIHRSYEAFVHGVMKEQKGTISSPIGRKKDSIIEREVCDDGQSAVTHFQVVQPYKDITHVKLVLETGRTHQIRVHLSSIGHPLCGDTLYGGNQLDINRQALHSSELSFWHPLLEKDLCFQAKLPEDMERLEKRTHLN
- the prpE gene encoding bis(5'-nucleosyl)-tetraphosphatase PrpE, producing the protein MKIDVIGDIHGCFREFEELTKKMGYNWTTGIPIHPDDRKLAFVGDLTDRGPESIKIIEAVYQLVQKEGAHYSPGNHCNKLYRYFLGNKVQITHGLETTVAEYEELPPKKKAEVKKQFMFLYEVAPLYQILDNGKLIVAHAGIREDYIGKNSNAVKTFVLYGDITGKKNPDGTPERRDWAQHYQGKAMIVYGHTPIKEPKRANRTINIDTGAVFGNKLTAYRYPEDEVITVESSLPYDESRFREKEDG
- a CDS encoding FtsW/RodA/SpoVE family cell cycle protein, which produces MTNEKSPQQQIDYTLIFIMFLLAIVSSFAINSAESTLPETLKGINFSMKQIQWYIIGAFAVVVTMLIDYDRFKQLAWYLYGFGLLLLLGLEVLPQGIVQTIKGATSWYRIGPLGNFQPSELMKIIIIIVLSKIITDHREKYPKNTLADDFLLIGKIAAAAAPPVLLLIRQPDMGMTMVFCAIIGSLILISGIQWRIIVTAASTFLIGAGTFIFIFIKYPDFFLKYILRGEEYQLDRFYGWLNPWEYSGEQGFQLVKSLLAIGSGELRGKGYQNLEVYLPEAHTDFIFAIISEQFGFIGGSIVVSLFFLLIYRMIHISLESNDPFGSFLCTGVIGMITFQVFQNVGMTIGLLPITGLPLPFVSYGGSSLATYMVAIGIVLNVRSRTRKYMFD
- the mgtE gene encoding magnesium transporter; this translates as MSEEREQVELEEGTLLTALTQKNMDDFRSVFLEQHPYDQASFFIKLDPEDRQTVYHFLSPEEMAAVFENIEDEDGLYQTYLSEMDPTFAAQMLAQMYADDAVDVLNELDKDQVASYLTIMDDEAAEEIRELLHYEEYTAGSIMTTEYISIHAHQTVHSAMQILKKEAPNAETIYYVFVVDEDEKLAGVISLRDLIISEPDTMISDIMNERVYSVSVAEDQEEVARKMKDYNFLALPVVDFQGHLLGIITVDDIVDVIDEEASDDYSKLAAVSDVDSTDRGPFSAAKKRLPWLIILLFLGMFTASLIGRFEATLEKVAILAVFIPLIAGMAGNTGTQALAVAVRRISLGDTEDQNLSKMIVREAGTGLITGAICGAVVTVVVFVWQGDLFLGALVGISILATLTVATISGAFIPLIMHKLKVDPAVASGPFITTINDIISILIYFGMATLFMQYLI